The Pseudobutyrivibrio xylanivorans genome includes a region encoding these proteins:
- a CDS encoding Coenzyme F420 hydrogenase/dehydrogenase, beta subunit C-terminal domain, with amino-acid sequence MLDFTVEEAGFDYTRLKAYSGYYLDENNLLKSASGGAASVLAESIINHGGIVFGVSYSSDFKRAEWRCASNLQDLECLRNSKYCESTKEIIVDGEARSLYPFVEEKIKEGILILFIGLGCDVAALKSMCEAKKIDVSNLYTVEIICHGPTYSFVQEQYITMLEKEYKSSVISFSIRYKKNGWMPSYVRAEFANGDVFEKLRGETEFGITFEHLSKLSCYNCKFKGANHKADLACGDYWGLTKSMKGWNDNGVSLLLVQTNRGEELLQMIDEKAFHIEEADIALALKNNPLYYKCREKDEHYDKFLKMIKERGIHYAVNHYPTTPKKRIKRAIKRYLAKSVINTMKK; translated from the coding sequence ATGTTAGATTTTACTGTAGAAGAAGCAGGGTTTGATTACACCAGATTAAAAGCTTATTCTGGTTATTATTTAGATGAGAATAATCTATTGAAATCGGCGTCTGGCGGAGCAGCGTCTGTTCTTGCTGAGTCAATAATTAATCATGGGGGTATAGTATTTGGCGTTTCATATTCTAGTGATTTTAAAAGAGCAGAATGGAGATGCGCTAGTAATTTACAAGATTTAGAGTGTTTAAGAAACTCAAAGTACTGTGAGTCTACTAAAGAAATAATTGTCGATGGAGAAGCAAGGAGTTTGTATCCCTTTGTAGAAGAAAAGATAAAAGAGGGGATACTTATTCTCTTCATCGGTCTCGGATGTGATGTGGCTGCTCTCAAGAGTATGTGTGAAGCTAAAAAAATAGATGTAAGCAATTTATATACTGTTGAGATTATTTGTCATGGACCAACATATTCTTTTGTTCAAGAGCAATATATTACAATGTTGGAAAAAGAATATAAGTCTTCTGTTATTAGTTTTTCTATTCGGTATAAAAAGAATGGATGGATGCCTAGTTATGTTCGTGCAGAGTTTGCCAATGGGGATGTTTTTGAAAAACTACGTGGTGAAACGGAGTTCGGAATTACTTTTGAACACCTATCAAAATTAAGCTGTTACAACTGTAAATTTAAAGGTGCTAATCATAAGGCAGATTTAGCTTGTGGTGATTACTGGGGATTAACAAAATCTATGAAAGGTTGGAACGACAATGGCGTATCTCTATTATTAGTTCAGACTAATAGAGGAGAAGAGCTTTTGCAAATGATAGATGAAAAAGCCTTTCACATTGAAGAAGCAGACATTGCTTTGGCATTAAAAAACAATCCTTTATATTACAAGTGTAGAGAAAAAGATGAGCACTATGATAAATTTTTAAAAATGATTAAAGAACGAGGAATCCACTATGCAGTAAATCATTATCCTACTACCCCCAAAAAAAGGATAAAAAGAGCAATTAAACGTTATCTCGCAAAGAGTGTAATAAATACCATGAAGAAATGA
- the tnpB gene encoding IS66 family insertion sequence element accessory protein TnpB (TnpB, as the term is used for proteins encoded by IS66 family insertion elements, is considered an accessory protein, since TnpC, encoded by a neighboring gene, is a DDE family transposase.), whose protein sequence is MLNDTTSFKKIYIATGYTDLRQGIDGLASFVKLRFNLDPFDKDTLFLFCGRKATKIKGLVWEGDGFLLLYKRLEVGAFAWPRTESEALAISAEQYQRLMSGFTIVAKHPISELKEPKEIV, encoded by the coding sequence ATGCTCAATGACACTACCAGTTTTAAGAAGATATACATTGCTACAGGTTACACTGATCTTCGCCAAGGTATTGATGGACTGGCATCATTCGTAAAGCTAAGATTCAATCTAGATCCTTTTGACAAGGATACCTTGTTTTTATTCTGCGGAAGAAAAGCAACCAAGATAAAAGGCCTTGTATGGGAAGGCGATGGCTTCCTCCTTCTTTATAAAAGACTTGAGGTTGGTGCTTTTGCCTGGCCTAGGACTGAGTCAGAAGCTCTGGCAATTTCAGCTGAACAGTATCAAAGGTTAATGAGCGGTTTTACTATAGTCGCTAAACATCCGATTTCAGAACTCAAAGAGCCTAAAGAAATCGTTTAG
- a CDS encoding polysaccharide biosynthesis C-terminal domain-containing protein, which produces MRKKKTIKNIIFGFGTQVIIIVLGLFIPRLVMLNYGSDTNGYTATIQQIFTYMALMEAGIGQSTLNSLYEPFAKKDKLSVSQRMSASRAYYRKVTRWYALLVVAMSVVLPFVLNTSIDKVVAGSVVFFEGMSAVICFYYFACWKQLLQADGRYYVVQVITMINSVLGYAIKIILVYMSVNIGIIQFAFFILSLVQLLIYKIYTQRHYPWVDFNAKPDPIALKDRKAFMVSQIATTIFSSTDMIVLSIIGSTALASVYSIYGLIFNNLLKILNALYFGVVFLLGQMWQKDKKEYVYLHDAFDVGSHWLITSSMSVAYIMTIPFISLYTKGVEDVQYIYASLPLLFCLVQIFSWNRYVSGNLTAIAGYAKPVSKVSAIEAFLNLSLSIILGIKFGIVGVLFATMIALPVKIIYCLFLSNTVILKRSIWVSTKIILTNYIMFGLCVLYTHLNPVKVDSFKSFALDTIIVCLIIYPLFAVLNVLCSPSLVKHYYPRVMARIRQK; this is translated from the coding sequence ATGAGAAAGAAGAAAACAATTAAAAATATAATTTTTGGATTTGGTACCCAGGTCATTATTATAGTATTAGGACTTTTCATTCCACGTTTGGTAATGTTAAATTATGGTTCTGATACAAATGGATATACAGCAACTATTCAGCAGATATTTACGTATATGGCTCTTATGGAGGCAGGCATAGGACAGTCAACACTGAATTCATTATATGAGCCATTTGCAAAAAAAGACAAACTTTCTGTATCTCAGAGAATGAGTGCATCCCGCGCTTATTACAGAAAGGTAACAAGGTGGTACGCATTATTAGTGGTTGCAATGTCGGTAGTACTTCCATTTGTGCTTAATACTAGTATTGATAAAGTCGTGGCTGGTAGCGTTGTATTTTTTGAAGGAATGAGTGCTGTAATTTGCTTCTATTATTTTGCTTGCTGGAAACAGTTATTACAGGCAGATGGACGATACTATGTAGTTCAGGTCATCACAATGATTAATTCAGTATTGGGATATGCTATTAAGATAATCCTGGTATATATGAGCGTTAATATTGGTATCATTCAGTTTGCATTCTTTATTCTTTCACTAGTTCAACTTTTGATATATAAGATTTACACTCAGAGACATTATCCTTGGGTGGACTTTAATGCAAAACCAGATCCTATCGCGTTGAAAGATCGAAAAGCATTCATGGTATCTCAAATTGCTACTACTATTTTTTCAAGTACAGATATGATTGTACTTTCAATAATAGGTTCAACAGCGCTTGCAAGTGTATATTCGATTTATGGTTTGATTTTTAATAACCTTCTTAAAATCTTAAACGCGTTATATTTTGGTGTTGTGTTTTTGTTAGGACAAATGTGGCAGAAGGATAAGAAGGAATATGTATACTTGCATGATGCATTTGATGTTGGTTCACATTGGTTAATTACTTCAAGTATGTCAGTTGCATACATTATGACTATTCCATTTATATCTTTATATACCAAGGGTGTAGAAGATGTTCAATATATTTATGCTAGTTTGCCTTTATTATTCTGTCTTGTACAGATATTCTCATGGAATAGATATGTTAGTGGAAATTTGACAGCTATAGCTGGATATGCAAAGCCAGTTAGTAAGGTTTCAGCAATAGAAGCATTTCTTAATCTCTCATTATCTATTATTTTAGGTATTAAATTTGGGATTGTAGGTGTTCTTTTTGCAACTATGATTGCTTTACCTGTAAAGATTATATACTGTTTATTTTTATCAAATACAGTAATCTTAAAACGTTCAATATGGGTATCGACAAAGATTATTCTTACAAACTATATTATGTTTGGACTCTGTGTTTTATATACACATTTGAATCCTGTAAAGGTAGATTCTTTTAAGTCATTTGCATTAGATACTATAATAGTTTGCTTGATTATTTATCCACTTTTTGCCGTACTAAACGTACTATGTTCACCTTCGCTGGTAAAGCATTATTATCCAAGAGTAATGGCAAGAATTAGACAAAAGTAG
- a CDS encoding glycoside hydrolase family 99-like domain-containing protein, protein MKIIAFYLPQFHDIPENDEWWGKGFTEWTNVKKAQPWFEGHVQPRIPVNDNYYNLLDDDVKVWQAELAKKYGIYGFCYYHYWFNGKLLLEKPMEQMLQNKDIDLPFCISWANEPWTRAWVGEKEVIMPQYYGDITEWKAHFDYLLPFFKDDRYIKVDGKPFFVIYRAEAVTNLNDMLDTWDQMAKENGFPGMSFAYQDVTFDLIEGRDDSRFDYNIEFQPTYSRTDKNIGTGIKSTRLWRTLRTIKRKINVLKEQRTGVDAVRANEREKTAVSREDFAEAWSYILNRKPASEKNIPGAFVGWDNTPRKGINGCVSVGDTPEAIKECFKKQIINARDNYHKDMIFVHAWNEWAEGGYLEPDNRFGYGKLEAIRDALQETNEFPW, encoded by the coding sequence ATGAAGATAATAGCATTCTATTTACCACAGTTTCATGATATCCCAGAGAATGATGAATGGTGGGGTAAGGGGTTTACAGAATGGACTAATGTAAAAAAAGCCCAGCCTTGGTTTGAAGGACATGTACAGCCTCGTATCCCTGTGAATGATAACTATTATAATTTGTTAGATGATGATGTAAAAGTTTGGCAGGCTGAGTTAGCAAAGAAATATGGCATTTATGGATTTTGCTATTATCACTATTGGTTTAACGGAAAACTTCTTTTAGAGAAGCCAATGGAACAGATGCTTCAGAATAAGGATATTGATTTGCCATTCTGTATCTCTTGGGCTAATGAGCCTTGGACAAGGGCATGGGTAGGTGAAAAAGAAGTAATCATGCCACAGTATTATGGAGATATCACAGAGTGGAAAGCACATTTTGATTATCTATTACCATTCTTTAAGGATGACAGATATATCAAGGTAGATGGTAAACCATTCTTTGTAATCTATAGAGCAGAAGCTGTTACAAATTTAAATGATATGTTAGATACCTGGGATCAGATGGCAAAGGAAAATGGATTCCCAGGAATGTCATTTGCTTATCAGGATGTAACATTCGACTTGATTGAAGGTCGAGACGATAGCAGATTTGATTACAATATCGAATTCCAACCTACTTATAGTCGAACAGATAAAAATATTGGAACAGGAATCAAATCAACACGTCTTTGGAGAACACTTAGAACTATTAAGAGAAAGATTAACGTGTTGAAGGAGCAGAGAACAGGTGTTGATGCTGTACGTGCTAATGAGAGGGAAAAGACAGCTGTAAGCAGGGAGGACTTTGCTGAGGCTTGGTCATATATTCTTAATAGAAAACCTGCATCAGAGAAGAATATTCCTGGTGCGTTTGTAGGTTGGGATAACACTCCAAGAAAAGGAATTAATGGTTGTGTTTCTGTTGGTGATACACCAGAGGCTATTAAGGAATGCTTTAAGAAACAGATTATAAATGCTCGCGATAATTATCATAAGGATATGATTTTTGTACACGCGTGGAATGAATGGGCTGAAGGCGGATATCTTGAGCCGGATAACAGATTTGGTTATGGCAAGCTTGAAGCTATCAGAGATGCATTACAAGAGACCAATGAATTCCCTTGGTAA
- the tnpC gene encoding IS66 family transposase, producing the protein MSVKFTEEQLNNFDKAMLIQLFLNQQEQLESIDNKMQLLLEQIADMNRQRFGRSSERSDESNQLSFTIEDGEIIFNEAEAFVDDYFDDDDEGTITVTRKKSKGKKEEDIKGLLVEEVPHEMTEEELKSFFGDETWKRLPDEEYIRYKYTPASVSVEKHLVAVYSGSKSERMVKANHPKQLLRNSLASASTVAGVYNAKYVNAMPLYRIEAEYNRVGINISRQTMSNWVIQCADRYLAVFYDYLHEHLYDYHVIQADETPCLVNKDGRNAGSKSYMWVYRTGKMYKDKPIVIYDYQRTRKSDHPREFLKDFKGICVTDGYQVYHSIEKEREDLTIAGCWAHARRRFDEALKATPKDKQKSCTANKALKMIQAIYREEKN; encoded by the coding sequence ATGTCAGTTAAATTCACAGAGGAACAACTGAATAACTTTGACAAAGCAATGCTAATACAGCTGTTTTTAAATCAGCAGGAGCAGCTTGAATCTATCGATAACAAGATGCAGCTTTTACTGGAGCAGATAGCTGATATGAACCGTCAGCGCTTTGGTCGTTCATCTGAGAGATCTGATGAATCTAACCAACTGTCATTTACCATCGAGGATGGTGAAATCATTTTCAATGAGGCTGAAGCCTTTGTAGATGATTACTTTGATGATGACGATGAAGGAACTATTACCGTCACTAGAAAGAAATCTAAAGGCAAAAAGGAAGAAGATATCAAAGGTCTTCTTGTTGAAGAAGTCCCTCATGAAATGACAGAGGAAGAGCTTAAGAGCTTCTTTGGTGATGAAACCTGGAAGCGTCTTCCCGACGAGGAATATATAAGGTACAAATACACACCAGCCTCTGTTTCAGTTGAGAAACATCTTGTGGCTGTTTATTCTGGTTCCAAATCAGAACGAATGGTTAAAGCTAATCATCCTAAGCAGCTACTTAGAAACAGCCTTGCTTCAGCAAGCACTGTTGCGGGTGTTTATAATGCTAAATACGTAAATGCGATGCCGCTATATCGTATTGAAGCTGAGTATAACCGAGTTGGTATTAATATTTCACGCCAAACAATGTCTAACTGGGTTATCCAGTGCGCTGACAGATATTTAGCAGTCTTTTATGATTATCTTCATGAGCATCTGTATGACTACCACGTAATCCAAGCTGACGAAACACCTTGTCTCGTTAACAAGGATGGTCGAAATGCTGGTTCAAAGAGTTACATGTGGGTTTATCGAACAGGTAAGATGTACAAGGATAAACCGATTGTAATCTATGATTACCAGCGGACTAGAAAGTCCGATCATCCAAGAGAATTTCTCAAGGATTTCAAAGGCATCTGTGTTACAGATGGCTATCAGGTTTATCATTCCATTGAAAAGGAACGAGAAGACCTGACAATCGCAGGATGCTGGGCGCATGCAAGACGCCGATTTGATGAAGCCTTAAAGGCTACACCAAAGGATAAACAGAAATCCTGCACTGCGAATAAAGCTTTGAAGATGATTCAGGCTATCTATCGCGAGGAGAAAAACTAA
- a CDS encoding IS66 family transposase: MVEAYFAWVHKVEPSVLANSKTHKGLQYSINQEQYLRVFLEDGEVPMDNNAALSEGITYLHFCSEMLITMHLAEKSVA, encoded by the coding sequence CTGGTTGAGGCCTACTTTGCGTGGGTTCATAAAGTTGAACCAAGTGTATTAGCTAACAGTAAAACTCATAAAGGATTACAGTATTCAATCAACCAGGAACAGTACCTAAGAGTCTTCCTAGAAGATGGAGAAGTTCCTATGGATAACAACGCTGCTTTATCCGAAGGAATTACTTATCTGCATTTTTGCTCTGAAATGCTGATAACAATGCATCTTGCAGAAAAAAGTGTCGCATAA
- a CDS encoding tyrosine-type recombinase/integrase, which yields MARPRDIRFYDRIDPNDQKNRPWLLEYCTNSRKLCEYMEQKGAGSTARFYTINLLTILYEYLLESDIMYSDSVAEKWFSERQPHIKGEKITLDRLIDIYKFGEVQPIHAYPFVLPYTDALCPMWKDLLTEYLDTVDHAERTKEQIRNCIARYLYRLQSWGITVPEKITFDVIESYCQIDAHASDNSKVRYTYAIGDIMNYMADKGLCIHGLAWYPYFRMHNRIFDIKDFADDQISEIEGAREIISLLSAEGFARLIPVFLNDFTAAGYSDSPCKTASYVLHNLLLFMEINGLNYSKAVADVWLEHETTYHHNGNSWKQAWRVIYLFDVFVKEKNLAINTIQHCKSLKCEMLPPWCKTELDSYLKIKKKEGWSVSTINMIRSSVTRFCEYLVCSGLTSFFEVSPEVIKDFNLNDRHETPEGKNAYNVRIRRFIRYLERKEILPFGINEALYCASEKREHIVKTLSSEEKDVINSKNSSANTPMELRDTAILLLGIKMGLRSIDITSLKLSDIDWDGQTVRIVQEKTDHEIILPMPVSVGNXIYRYITEGRANXKTXNTYL from the coding sequence ATGGCACGACCAAGGGACATACGCTTTTATGATCGAATTGATCCTAACGATCAAAAGAACAGACCATGGCTATTGGAGTATTGTACTAACAGCAGAAAACTCTGCGAGTACATGGAACAAAAAGGTGCTGGAAGCACTGCTCGATTCTATACCATCAATCTTCTAACAATCCTATACGAGTACTTACTAGAATCAGATATCATGTATTCTGATTCTGTTGCAGAGAAGTGGTTTTCAGAAAGACAGCCCCATATCAAGGGAGAAAAGATTACGCTGGACAGGTTGATTGACATCTATAAGTTCGGTGAAGTGCAGCCAATCCATGCATATCCATTCGTCCTGCCATATACGGATGCATTATGTCCGATGTGGAAAGATCTTCTTACGGAATATCTGGATACAGTAGACCACGCAGAAAGAACCAAAGAACAAATAAGAAACTGCATAGCAAGATACCTGTATCGTCTGCAATCATGGGGGATAACCGTACCGGAAAAGATCACGTTCGATGTTATCGAAAGCTATTGCCAGATAGACGCACATGCCTCTGATAATTCTAAGGTGCGCTATACTTATGCAATAGGTGATATTATGAACTACATGGCAGATAAAGGATTATGTATCCATGGTCTTGCGTGGTATCCATATTTTAGGATGCACAACCGAATTTTTGATATCAAAGATTTTGCTGATGATCAGATATCAGAGATCGAAGGGGCTCGGGAGATAATCAGTTTATTATCAGCAGAAGGATTTGCTAGGCTGATACCGGTTTTTCTGAATGATTTCACGGCGGCCGGATACAGCGATTCACCGTGTAAAACTGCAAGCTACGTTCTGCACAATCTTCTTTTGTTTATGGAGATTAACGGCCTGAATTACAGCAAGGCAGTTGCTGATGTATGGCTAGAACATGAAACGACATACCATCACAACGGAAACTCATGGAAGCAGGCATGGAGAGTTATTTATCTCTTTGATGTCTTTGTAAAAGAAAAAAATCTTGCCATAAACACAATACAACATTGTAAATCGCTTAAGTGTGAGATGCTGCCGCCGTGGTGCAAAACGGAACTTGATTCCTATCTGAAAATAAAAAAGAAAGAAGGATGGTCAGTATCTACAATAAATATGATCCGCTCATCCGTAACACGTTTTTGCGAGTATCTCGTATGCTCCGGGCTTACATCATTTTTTGAGGTTAGTCCGGAAGTGATAAAGGATTTTAACCTTAACGACAGGCATGAAACTCCGGAAGGGAAAAATGCATATAATGTCAGGATTCGAAGGTTCATTAGATACCTTGAGCGGAAAGAAATCCTCCCATTTGGAATAAATGAAGCATTGTACTGCGCTTCAGAGAAAAGGGAACATATTGTAAAAACATTATCATCAGAAGAAAAGGATGTCATCAATAGCAAGAATTCATCTGCCAATACGCCCATGGAACTTAGAGACACAGCAATCCTACTATTGGGCATAAAAATGGGACTACGATCAATAGATATTACATCCCTCAAGTTATCAGATATAGACTGGGACGGACAGACTGTGCGTATCGTGCAAGAAAAAACGGATCACGAAATCATCCTGCCTATGCCGGTAAGTGTTGGCAATNCCATTTATAGATATATTACAGAAGGTCGTGCAAATRAAAAGACTRTDAACACCTATTTATAA
- a CDS encoding O-antigen ligase family protein: MMASVIAFFNNADIANNYTISAWSCCFIMLFYCAGNNFNRWHDFFLKSLSAIGAFYAFTTLLAMVDSHFFMNVCIPFFAGYGYSNQMISLYNQGYITGFSPHYSTTAIYLAVTFGAPLAYGFATNFKNKKMNILAVAIFVSVLVTGKRGHTIFIIAAAMVIYLLVHCDEPVRRWVKIIIIIVVAAVILYIAAQFVPQLMNVVNRFIETKEAGDIEMGRGQTRAVALEVWRQHPFFGIGWNAFLYFYAGIIGKKLNVHCVYAQLLCETGIIGSLPFFFFSFPLL; this comes from the coding sequence ATGATGGCTTCAGTAATTGCCTTCTTCAATAATGCTGACATTGCTAACAACTATACAATTTCTGCATGGAGTTGCTGCTTCATAATGTTATTTTATTGTGCTGGGAATAATTTCAATAGATGGCATGATTTCTTTTTGAAATCGTTGTCTGCAATTGGTGCCTTCTATGCATTCACAACGCTTCTGGCGATGGTAGATTCTCATTTCTTTATGAATGTATGTATTCCTTTTTTCGCTGGTTATGGATATTCAAATCAAATGATAAGCTTATATAACCAGGGATATATTACAGGTTTTTCACCTCATTATAGTACTACAGCCATATATTTAGCGGTAACCTTTGGGGCACCATTGGCTTATGGATTTGCTACAAATTTTAAAAACAAAAAGATGAATATTCTAGCGGTGGCTATTTTTGTAAGCGTATTAGTCACAGGTAAACGAGGTCATACGATATTCATTATCGCTGCTGCTATGGTTATATATCTATTGGTTCATTGTGACGAACCAGTAAGGCGATGGGTAAAGATAATTATAATTATTGTAGTTGCCGCGGTGATATTATATATAGCTGCTCAGTTTGTACCACAGCTTATGAATGTTGTAAATCGATTCATAGAGACAAAAGAAGCGGGTGATATTGAGATGGGACGAGGTCAAACTCGAGCTGTAGCATTGGAGGTTTGGAGGCAGCATCCTTTCTTTGGAATAGGATGGAATGCTTTCTTATATTTTTATGCTGGTATTATTGGAAAAAAGCTGAATGTACATTGTGTTTACGCACAGTTATTGTGCGAGACAGGTATAATTGGATCTCTCCCATTTTTCTTTTTTTCATTTCCTCTATTATAA
- a CDS encoding acyltransferase family protein, with product MKNGLSKQITKAVYGFAILIMIYHHLFLDPSRISISYYSVLSIKVGNIALEQLVAWFCKICVAIYAFISGYGLYRSASGSKYVKPTTRLQENYKYVLKHCLQLLKKYWVVYMVFLPFIIAFELEGSVKSNLSDLFLGLFGLSPKFNSAWWYIKQYFLCYCCIH from the coding sequence TTGAAAAATGGACTTTCGAAACAGATAACAAAAGCCGTATATGGATTTGCAATTTTGATAATGATATATCATCATTTGTTTTTAGATCCAAGCAGAATAAGTATAAGTTATTATTCGGTGTTAAGTATAAAGGTGGGGAATATAGCACTAGAACAGTTGGTAGCATGGTTCTGTAAAATTTGTGTTGCAATTTATGCATTTATTAGTGGATATGGATTGTATCGTTCGGCATCGGGAAGTAAATATGTCAAACCTACTACCAGGTTACAAGAGAATTATAAATATGTATTGAAACATTGTCTGCAGCTATTAAAAAAGTATTGGGTAGTTTATATGGTGTTTTTGCCATTTATTATTGCATTTGAGCTTGAGGGTTCTGTTAAGAGTAATTTAAGTGATTTGTTTTTGGGGTTGTTTGGGTTAAGCCCTAAATTCAATAGTGCATGGTGGTACATCAAACAATATTTTTTATGCTATTGTTGTATCCATTAA
- a CDS encoding polysaccharide pyruvyl transferase family protein, translating into MKKIGILTFHFAYNYGAMLQAYALKEYLSDGNELEFINYQPERTRNIYTTNPFIFGMHPKLVLQRTLDFPKKNKQAKVFEDFKNKYLEVNDKPFFSLEELRTALNQHDLNVFGSDQIWNLDITGDTPEYYGELCNSEKCNIVYAGSFGHDKLTEKENDYISIMSNFDKISVRESYAKDILEEKGINSVHVCDPVFLLDSTSWEALTREPAGIKGNRFILYYTLKNDKELTERANDIAEKFGCKLISIHPNANKILVGKQLYGIGPQEFLWLIKNAEYICTNSFHASAFSLIFRKKLVHSQLEKGKGRVQSLLETVNSKKGMDSNGIECMDLSKIDGTKLVEYVNKSKEYLANIYEKEENN; encoded by the coding sequence TTGAAAAAAATAGGAATTTTAACTTTTCATTTCGCATATAATTATGGGGCTATGCTTCAGGCATATGCATTGAAGGAGTATCTTTCAGATGGTAATGAGCTTGAATTCATAAATTATCAGCCAGAAAGAACAAGAAATATATACACAACTAATCCTTTTATTTTCGGAATGCATCCAAAGCTTGTTTTACAAAGAACACTGGATTTTCCTAAAAAGAATAAGCAGGCAAAGGTATTTGAAGATTTTAAAAATAAATACTTAGAAGTTAACGACAAGCCATTCTTTTCACTCGAAGAATTGAGAACTGCATTGAATCAGCATGATCTTAATGTATTTGGAAGTGATCAGATCTGGAATCTTGATATTACTGGTGATACTCCTGAGTACTACGGTGAGTTATGTAATAGCGAAAAATGTAATATTGTATATGCTGGCAGTTTTGGACACGATAAGCTTACTGAAAAGGAAAATGATTATATAAGTATCATGTCAAATTTTGACAAAATATCAGTAAGAGAGAGCTATGCAAAAGATATTCTTGAAGAAAAAGGTATTAATTCAGTACATGTTTGTGATCCCGTATTCCTTTTAGATAGTACTAGTTGGGAAGCTTTAACGAGAGAGCCAGCTGGTATCAAAGGAAATAGGTTCATATTGTATTATACACTTAAAAATGATAAAGAGCTTACTGAAAGGGCTAATGATATTGCTGAGAAGTTTGGATGTAAATTAATATCAATTCATCCAAATGCAAATAAGATTCTCGTTGGAAAACAACTGTATGGAATCGGTCCACAAGAATTTCTATGGTTAATAAAGAATGCTGAATATATATGCACTAATTCATTTCATGCATCAGCATTTTCATTAATTTTTCGAAAAAAATTAGTTCATTCTCAGTTGGAAAAGGGAAAGGGGAGAGTTCAATCTCTTTTAGAAACAGTCAATTCTAAAAAAGGCATGGATAGCAACGGGATAGAATGTATGGATTTGTCAAAGATAGACGGAACTAAACTAGTTGAGTATGTAAATAAATCGAAAGAGTATTTGGCGAATATTTATGAGAAAGAAGAAAACAATTAA